One genomic segment of Verrucomicrobiia bacterium includes these proteins:
- a CDS encoding DUF4430 domain-containing protein, with protein MRNHKSKIIVTGATLVVGVVAVLGFTFLGKDKPKDNSQQTTQTTQDTQSTPAPQAPAAEVKEIKYDGVEGKNALELLRQSHKVETKVYQGMGELVTSIDGKPADFDHFWALYVNDQQSQVGADAYITKTADKLEWKFEEIKD; from the coding sequence ATGCGTAATCATAAATCTAAAATCATTGTCACGGGCGCCACGCTTGTAGTGGGTGTCGTTGCTGTCTTGGGCTTTACTTTCTTGGGTAAAGATAAGCCAAAAGACAACTCGCAGCAAACCACACAAACGACGCAGGACACTCAAAGCACGCCGGCTCCGCAGGCACCAGCGGCAGAAGTAAAAGAAATAAAATATGATGGTGTCGAGGGCAAGAACGCCCTAGAACTGTTGCGCCAGAGCCACAAGGTAGAGACCAAAGTCTACCAGGGTATGGGCGAGCTGGTGACCAGCATAGATGGCAAGCCTGCTGATTTTGACCACTTTTGGGCGCTGTATGTGAACGACCAGCAGTCGCAGGTCGGGGCTGACGCCTACATAACCAAGACTGCCGATAAGTTAGAGTGGAAGTTCGAGGAGATTAAGGACTAA
- a CDS encoding DMT family transporter, producing MTGITLALLCALFIGLSQVTLRKSYKELKPSVAFFFDAIFGLLLWVPLALVMGVSLDINLEQAILFAFISAILSEAIVFFALSRGELGVTATVLATYPVYTVLFSRVINNEVLSKPLMIFVAVTIVGSIIASLPSKLEKHELRLRKEVVWPFVAAVCIGLSDTLSKGYINRSGDFSLLFMLGFVQVPVAIAYLRLEKESVRHAIQGTVRRFATYKNALLGGLLNIIGTGFLWLSFSYAPASIASPVTGASGALTVMFARMLLRERLSARKYLGVVITFAGVIGIALLRSA from the coding sequence ATGACCGGAATTACTCTCGCGCTCCTGTGTGCCCTGTTTATCGGCCTATCGCAGGTAACTCTGCGCAAGAGTTATAAAGAGCTCAAACCGTCCGTAGCCTTTTTCTTTGATGCTATTTTTGGGTTGCTACTGTGGGTGCCTCTTGCACTTGTTATGGGAGTATCCCTAGACATCAATCTAGAGCAAGCAATCTTGTTTGCGTTTATCTCTGCCATACTCTCCGAAGCTATTGTCTTTTTTGCGCTGAGTCGCGGCGAGCTGGGCGTTACCGCAACCGTCCTGGCAACCTACCCGGTCTATACTGTGCTGTTCTCTAGAGTTATTAATAACGAGGTACTCTCGAAGCCGCTTATGATATTTGTAGCTGTCACCATTGTGGGGAGCATCATCGCCAGCCTGCCCAGCAAGCTAGAGAAGCATGAGCTAAGGCTGCGCAAAGAAGTGGTGTGGCCTTTTGTAGCCGCAGTTTGTATCGGCCTATCAGATACTCTGTCGAAGGGCTATATAAATCGATCCGGAGATTTTAGCCTGCTGTTCATGCTGGGCTTTGTCCAGGTGCCAGTTGCTATTGCATACTTGCGTCTCGAGAAAGAATCAGTGAGGCATGCCATACAAGGAACCGTCCGCAGATTTGCCACCTATAAGAACGCCTTGCTGGGTGGTCTGCTTAACATTATAGGCACCGGGTTTTTGTGGCTGAGTTTTTCATACGCTCCAGCCTCGATTGCCTCGCCTGTAACGGGCGCAAGCGGCGCCCTCACTGTCATGTTTGCTCGCATGCTTTTACGCGAAAGGTTGTCTGCGCGTAAATACCTTGGGGTCGTTATCACTTTTGCCGGCGTCATTGGTATCGCACTACTCAGATCTGCCTAG
- a CDS encoding site-2 protease family protein, producing MLVAIVIAIMVLAACVTLHELGHFLAAKAVGVHPSCFSLGFGPKLWSTTRNNTEWRISALPFGAYVRLPDDIEEDLSLPRQSVVYAAGPFANYLAAVLALVCLTVFGPNTSERTVADGFIFPAVAMVETLKSIPAGIDSGGRDFEGPVGIVKVGGGMVDNGEVLTDAEHPEPPTPWIRVFVLFAVLNVALMVTNLMPIPVFDGGRMLLAGISGFGTLLLRRSWRIPEAAQTAVLVVTTIPLFGLVLLITFHDIFQ from the coding sequence GTGCTCGTCGCTATCGTTATCGCCATCATGGTTTTGGCGGCCTGTGTGACCTTGCATGAGCTGGGGCACTTCCTGGCCGCGAAAGCGGTGGGGGTTCATCCATCATGTTTCTCACTCGGCTTCGGCCCCAAGCTGTGGTCTACGACTCGTAACAACACCGAGTGGAGGATCTCGGCACTACCCTTCGGCGCCTATGTGAGGTTGCCGGATGACATCGAAGAGGATCTGTCACTGCCTCGGCAATCAGTCGTGTACGCGGCCGGTCCCTTTGCCAACTATCTGGCTGCGGTCCTGGCGCTCGTCTGCCTGACGGTCTTCGGACCGAACACCAGTGAGCGGACTGTTGCGGACGGTTTCATTTTTCCGGCAGTGGCTATGGTCGAGACGCTCAAGTCCATCCCGGCGGGAATCGACTCTGGCGGCAGGGATTTCGAGGGCCCGGTAGGCATCGTCAAGGTTGGCGGGGGAATGGTCGACAATGGTGAGGTGCTCACTGACGCCGAACATCCCGAGCCGCCGACGCCGTGGATCCGAGTATTCGTCCTGTTCGCCGTCCTGAACGTCGCCCTCATGGTGACCAACCTGATGCCGATCCCGGTATTTGACGGCGGGCGTATGCTGCTGGCCGGCATCAGCGGCTTTGGCACGCTACTACTCCGGCGCTCTTGGCGCATACCTGAGGCAGCACAGACAGCTGTCCTGGTGGTGACCACCATCCCACTCTTCGGCCTCGTTCTCCTGATCACCTTCCACGACATCTTTCAGTGA
- a CDS encoding DUF6580 family putative transport protein produces MLALLLVVLGAGMRLLPHLPNFTPIAAIALFGGVYLKREYALALPLAALFLSDFALGFDSWQGRLTVYGSFVLIGLLGLVIRRKKNLGTVVAGSLGGSLVFYLITNFAYFYAPTMYPHTLAGAMSSYYNALPFFRNTLMGDLFYTGLLFGAYELVHLLVKQKTRVPVAA; encoded by the coding sequence ATGTTGGCACTGCTGTTGGTAGTGTTGGGGGCGGGTATGCGGCTGTTGCCGCACCTGCCCAACTTTACGCCTATTGCAGCTATTGCGTTGTTTGGCGGGGTATACCTAAAGCGCGAGTATGCACTGGCGCTGCCGCTGGCCGCATTGTTTTTGTCTGATTTTGCACTGGGGTTTGACTCGTGGCAGGGACGGCTCACCGTCTATGGGTCGTTTGTGCTGATTGGGTTATTGGGGCTGGTTATACGGCGCAAGAAAAATCTGGGCACAGTAGTGGCCGGCAGCCTGGGCGGCTCGCTCGTGTTCTATCTTATTACCAACTTTGCTTATTTCTACGCGCCTACCATGTACCCACATACCCTTGCGGGTGCCATGAGCTCTTACTATAACGCTCTGCCGTTTTTCAGAAACACACTCATGGGAGACTTGTTCTACACCGGCCTGCTATTTGGGGCCTACGAGCTAGTGCACCTGCTGGTCAAACAAAAGACCAGGGTACCAGTAGCGGCATAG
- a CDS encoding phosphotransferase, giving the protein MPNPIDWNQIEANLHTMTHATGGFSQAQRGLVGLPGGGQVFVKIGTEENSKAWAKKEVAVYRYLQDQSYTAIPALLAASPDQTAFSLEALKPEDGWDWSETWTAERLAATLQAMDDLAALQPKHEDWMSLGQVALDEGRDGWGPLAQSTELQQELREKLKTAGQSQIAEALDFTAQAERTASFVFRTDTLVHYDVRADNCAWNPVQKQVKLVDWNWTQLGDTRVDSSAMLAHVQRTGLDVYPLYADRLDADALHWLAGFWLRAAITPIWPDGPAHLRDMQLQVGITALGLAHSIE; this is encoded by the coding sequence ATGCCAAACCCAATTGACTGGAATCAGATAGAAGCAAACCTGCACACCATGACCCATGCAACTGGTGGCTTTAGCCAGGCTCAAAGAGGGTTGGTAGGCCTTCCAGGTGGCGGTCAAGTGTTTGTCAAAATTGGGACCGAGGAAAACTCTAAGGCCTGGGCCAAAAAAGAAGTAGCAGTTTATCGTTACTTGCAGGACCAGTCCTACACTGCTATCCCAGCACTTTTAGCTGCAAGCCCTGACCAAACAGCCTTTTCGCTGGAGGCTCTGAAGCCAGAAGATGGCTGGGACTGGTCAGAGACGTGGACGGCCGAGCGACTGGCCGCAACCCTACAAGCCATGGATGATCTAGCCGCGCTGCAGCCCAAGCATGAAGACTGGATGTCTCTGGGCCAGGTAGCTCTAGACGAAGGCCGCGATGGGTGGGGTCCGTTGGCACAATCAACCGAACTACAGCAGGAGTTGCGGGAAAAGCTGAAGACGGCAGGGCAGTCCCAGATTGCCGAGGCCCTCGACTTTACAGCCCAGGCTGAGCGCACTGCATCCTTTGTTTTTAGGACTGACACACTTGTTCATTACGACGTGAGGGCTGATAACTGTGCCTGGAACCCGGTCCAGAAACAAGTCAAACTAGTGGACTGGAACTGGACTCAACTGGGTGATACGCGTGTAGATAGTTCTGCCATGTTGGCTCACGTACAGCGGACAGGGCTGGATGTGTACCCGCTCTATGCAGACAGGCTAGACGCAGATGCCCTGCACTGGCTGGCTGGTTTTTGGCTGCGGGCAGCAATTACACCCATATGGCCCGACGGCCCCGCGCACCTGCGCGACATGCAGCTGCAAGTTGGTATCACGGCACTTGGGCTAGCACATAGCATAGAGTAG
- a CDS encoding VCBS repeat-containing protein has protein sequence MKEVILLSLITVRSRTARSRHLLVILAFLAGTLGLTTAGVVSTQQPAAAANGESVQIGMPFEGQWAYDAPTNALCGPGDTQTAHPSCHEPYGYHWATDVYAPDGTDVRLKFSNATGGLTYQYVSFPDGGCGHRLVINIKVDSTWVGQVYFDHLKNEVSSQAALNTAMSGNQIIGKVDIECHFNAQNSWPHAHIGVKNISPSTGYSCYYNHSNTSHKAGMTLSLGTDIGLLGANGTAAQQECSGAQPGIEDPPSTPPAVETQHTAVGDFNNDGWDDIGAFYSYANSRSMLWVFYGSASGPQDPVDIWDSGPGNWNADRAQYVAGDFNNDDRDDIAAMYDYGGNLTQILVFYGNVNGEVDAPVITWGSGAGNWALSKTKLVAGNFDGDDHDDLMAFYQYGGNLTQAWLFAGNNGLSSQSHAWSSGAGNWILANTKLVSGNFDGDSYDDVVAMYDYGNSLTRIRLFYGNAVDGLNDPVTAWDSGAGNWALGNTTLVAGNFDGDSYDDVGAFFQYASNRTRLWVFYGSASSSMSQTPAWDSGVGNWLSSNAKYVTGNFDGGQYDDIGAFYNYPSSRTRLWAFYGSASGPQGQTEIWDSGVGDWNWYHM, from the coding sequence TTGAAAGAGGTGATCTTGTTGTCGCTGATAACAGTTCGGTCGAGAACAGCACGTTCTCGACATCTCTTGGTGATCCTGGCTTTTCTGGCGGGCACCCTTGGCCTCACCACGGCCGGGGTGGTCTCGACCCAGCAGCCAGCTGCGGCGGCCAATGGCGAAAGCGTGCAGATCGGCATGCCATTCGAGGGCCAGTGGGCCTACGACGCGCCAACCAACGCCTTGTGTGGGCCGGGGGACACACAGACGGCTCATCCGTCATGCCACGAGCCCTACGGCTACCACTGGGCTACAGACGTCTATGCGCCTGACGGCACCGATGTCCGGCTGAAGTTTAGCAACGCCACTGGCGGACTGACCTACCAGTATGTGTCGTTCCCGGATGGTGGATGCGGGCACCGGCTCGTGATCAACATCAAGGTTGACTCGACATGGGTTGGCCAAGTGTACTTCGATCATCTGAAGAACGAAGTGAGCAGCCAGGCTGCGCTCAACACTGCCATGAGCGGGAATCAGATCATTGGCAAGGTGGACATTGAGTGCCACTTTAATGCACAAAACTCTTGGCCGCATGCTCATATTGGTGTCAAGAACATCAGCCCGAGCACCGGCTACTCGTGCTACTACAACCACAGCAATACCAGCCACAAGGCCGGCATGACGCTGAGTTTAGGCACAGATATTGGCCTTCTGGGAGCCAATGGGACCGCGGCACAGCAGGAGTGCAGCGGCGCTCAGCCAGGCATCGAAGATCCTCCGTCCACGCCGCCGGCAGTCGAGACCCAGCACACCGCGGTCGGCGACTTCAACAACGATGGATGGGACGATATCGGCGCCTTTTACAGCTATGCCAACAGCCGTTCCATGCTGTGGGTGTTCTATGGTTCGGCAAGTGGTCCGCAGGATCCCGTTGACATCTGGGACTCCGGGCCCGGAAACTGGAACGCCGACAGAGCACAGTATGTAGCGGGTGACTTCAACAACGACGACCGCGACGACATCGCTGCCATGTACGACTACGGCGGCAACCTGACGCAGATCCTCGTCTTTTACGGCAACGTCAACGGCGAGGTTGATGCTCCGGTCATCACGTGGGGTTCGGGCGCAGGCAACTGGGCTCTGAGCAAGACCAAGCTGGTGGCCGGCAACTTCGATGGCGACGATCATGACGACCTCATGGCATTCTACCAGTACGGCGGCAACCTGACACAGGCTTGGCTGTTCGCTGGTAACAATGGTCTGAGTAGTCAGTCGCACGCGTGGAGTTCGGGTGCCGGAAACTGGATTCTCGCCAACACAAAGCTGGTGAGTGGCAATTTCGACGGTGACAGCTATGACGATGTGGTTGCCATGTACGACTACGGCAATAGCCTCACTCGTATCCGTCTTTTCTACGGCAATGCCGTGGATGGCCTGAACGACCCTGTCACTGCCTGGGACTCGGGCGCAGGCAACTGGGCACTTGGCAACACCACGTTGGTGGCCGGCAACTTCGACGGTGACAGCTATGACGACGTCGGGGCTTTCTTCCAGTACGCCAGCAACCGAACCCGGTTGTGGGTGTTCTATGGTTCGGCTTCCAGCTCGATGAGCCAGACCCCAGCTTGGGACTCTGGTGTGGGCAACTGGCTCAGCTCCAACGCCAAGTACGTCACTGGCAACTTCGACGGTGGCCAGTACGACGACATCGGCGCTTTCTACAATTATCCCAGCAGTCGTACGCGACTATGGGCGTTCTACGGTTCGGCAAGTGGTCCGCAGGGACAGACCGAAATCTGGGACTCCGGGGTAGGCGACTGGAATTGGTACCACATGTAG
- a CDS encoding prephenate dehydrogenase/arogenate dehydrogenase family protein — MSNRIETVGFVGFGAMGQFMADKMFEGCEVVAHDPSISEKRVGQVALVDFDTALANDAVVLAVPAAVLHEVADGILRSPQSGVDEALLVDICSVKKYPTQVFGRFLPSHDDLLLCHPLFGPESAKETLEGHKVIVTGSAGERATELVEGFRDRGLTIVEMTADEHDRHMAATLAMPFILGRLANQLGLDSSADLQTPSSQAVGHLRKLDDVQSEELFRTATEFNPYASEILERLEEGVAALRQGQASGMAAQLIAETERILAL, encoded by the coding sequence ATGAGTAACCGCATTGAGACGGTGGGTTTCGTTGGCTTTGGCGCCATGGGACAGTTCATGGCTGACAAAATGTTTGAGGGGTGTGAGGTCGTAGCCCATGACCCCAGCATCTCAGAAAAAAGGGTAGGGCAAGTGGCTTTGGTAGACTTTGACACAGCACTGGCCAACGATGCTGTGGTGCTGGCGGTGCCAGCTGCTGTTCTGCACGAGGTAGCAGACGGCATACTTCGTAGTCCACAATCTGGAGTAGATGAAGCGCTGTTGGTAGATATCTGCTCTGTCAAAAAGTACCCAACACAGGTCTTTGGCAGATTTTTACCCAGTCACGATGACTTACTTTTGTGCCATCCACTGTTTGGGCCAGAAAGTGCCAAGGAAACGCTGGAAGGGCACAAGGTGATCGTCACGGGATCCGCTGGTGAACGGGCTACCGAGTTGGTGGAAGGGTTCCGTGATCGTGGACTGACTATTGTTGAAATGACCGCCGATGAACACGACCGGCACATGGCGGCAACGCTGGCCATGCCTTTTATCCTGGGCCGGCTCGCGAATCAACTGGGGCTGGATAGTTCCGCTGATTTACAGACTCCGTCCAGTCAAGCTGTCGGGCATCTGCGAAAGCTGGACGATGTTCAGAGCGAAGAACTCTTCCGGACCGCCACAGAATTTAACCCGTATGCTTCTGAAATACTGGAAAGGCTTGAAGAGGGCGTAGCCGCACTCCGCCAAGGTCAAGCCAGCGGTATGGCTGCCCAGCTAATAGCAGAAACAGAGAGAATCCTGGCATTGTAA
- a CDS encoding Ldh family oxidoreductase, with protein sequence MKVSVDELQSKVLAGVKKLGYEGGDAQTIAEVLLYAQLRGNNQGITKIATGGVPNVADIKPYQVVTKNKCAALISGGHGMVATGNAVKLATELANEHGVGIVGSNHVFSSSGAIGYFARKIADAGYIGLVCVGTIPFVAPTGSAEPKLGTNPLSYAFPTSSGSVVFDTATAAMAYFGVVEAKLNGEVLPEGVAFDSDGNPTTDAAKALDGSVTTFARHKGFGLSLLVQLLGGPFVAAGFAGLHADNGSGTFVLAIDPGLLVGTDAFAKTADELTQEILAAKPLPGQEVQLPGARGDQLTQQAKDSGQIEIADAIWAELTAFVEK encoded by the coding sequence ATGAAGGTAAGTGTTGACGAGCTACAATCCAAAGTATTGGCAGGCGTAAAGAAACTGGGATATGAGGGCGGAGATGCCCAAACTATTGCAGAAGTGCTTCTGTATGCGCAGCTGCGTGGTAACAATCAAGGTATCACCAAGATTGCTACGGGCGGCGTTCCAAATGTTGCAGATATCAAACCATACCAAGTAGTGACCAAGAATAAGTGTGCTGCACTAATATCTGGTGGTCACGGAATGGTAGCAACCGGCAATGCGGTGAAGCTGGCAACTGAGCTTGCTAACGAGCATGGTGTGGGTATTGTGGGGTCTAATCACGTCTTTTCTTCGTCTGGGGCTATTGGCTACTTTGCCCGAAAGATTGCAGACGCAGGGTATATCGGACTTGTCTGCGTGGGCACCATTCCGTTTGTAGCACCAACTGGATCTGCCGAACCAAAGCTGGGTACCAACCCGCTTAGTTATGCTTTTCCAACCAGCAGTGGGTCGGTTGTTTTTGATACTGCCACGGCCGCAATGGCCTATTTTGGTGTGGTCGAGGCCAAGCTGAACGGGGAGGTCTTGCCAGAAGGCGTCGCTTTTGATTCGGATGGCAACCCTACCACCGATGCCGCCAAAGCCCTGGATGGTTCGGTAACTACCTTTGCTCGGCATAAAGGCTTTGGTCTATCGCTCTTGGTGCAACTGCTGGGCGGTCCATTTGTGGCAGCCGGTTTCGCGGGCCTGCACGCTGATAATGGTTCTGGTACTTTTGTGCTAGCTATTGATCCAGGTTTGCTGGTGGGCACAGATGCTTTTGCAAAGACAGCCGATGAATTGACTCAAGAGATCTTGGCCGCCAAGCCTCTGCCAGGCCAAGAGGTTCAGCTGCCGGGTGCTCGTGGTGACCAGCTGACCCAGCAGGCCAAGGACAGCGGCCAGATCGAGATAGCTGACGCCATTTGGGCCGAGCTGACAGCCTTCGTCGAGAAATAG
- a CDS encoding type II toxin-antitoxin system RelB/DinJ family antitoxin: MSKYAVINLKTDPELKKLAAKTAEKLGVSVSAVLNNELRRFATEQSVTFDLPEAPNAKTAQALAASKKDIDAGDYHRFKDNSAALDFLRDKLS; the protein is encoded by the coding sequence ATGAGTAAGTACGCAGTGATCAATTTAAAGACTGACCCAGAGCTAAAGAAACTTGCTGCCAAGACAGCAGAAAAGTTGGGGGTTAGTGTGAGCGCGGTCCTAAATAACGAGCTACGTCGCTTTGCGACCGAGCAGAGTGTTACCTTTGACTTGCCCGAGGCGCCAAATGCCAAAACTGCCCAGGCATTGGCTGCTTCTAAGAAAGACATCGATGCGGGTGACTACCATAGATTCAAGGATAACAGCGCTGCACTTGATTTTCTACGTGATAAGCTTTCATGA
- a CDS encoding FAD-dependent oxidoreductase: MIQTILVVGAGVSGLSSGILLLKAGYKVQIWAKDLPPNTTSNIAAAFWYPYLCSPQDKATGWAGLTLKYLKRHALDDPKSGCRLCTVTEIFDEKVADPWWADAVESWRRAGPVDLPEGYIDGYQTEAVLMDTTYYLNWLMDQFKELGGRIEQREIKHMDEALADHRMVVNCSGLGSRELLGDKQLFPVRGQVVKIKPNGFDHVLADDDGPNSLAVIIPRMHDTVLGGTKQVNDWNLEVDPQDTQDILQKARALSPAFESVEVISESVGLRPARSEVRLEIEKMGDKAVVHNYGHGGAGFTLSWGCATDVVRLVDDLRGS; this comes from the coding sequence ATGATTCAAACTATCCTTGTTGTTGGAGCCGGAGTGTCGGGGCTATCTTCGGGCATCTTACTTTTGAAGGCCGGCTACAAGGTGCAGATATGGGCCAAAGACTTACCGCCCAATACTACGTCGAACATTGCCGCTGCCTTTTGGTATCCGTACCTGTGCAGCCCTCAGGACAAAGCGACCGGGTGGGCGGGCCTTACACTGAAGTACCTAAAACGGCATGCACTGGATGATCCAAAGAGTGGCTGTCGGCTATGCACCGTTACAGAAATATTTGATGAAAAAGTTGCTGATCCATGGTGGGCTGACGCTGTGGAGTCATGGCGCCGTGCTGGCCCTGTTGATTTGCCGGAAGGGTACATTGATGGGTATCAAACCGAAGCAGTCCTCATGGATACTACCTATTACCTGAATTGGCTCATGGACCAGTTCAAAGAGCTTGGGGGCAGGATTGAGCAACGCGAAATAAAGCATATGGACGAGGCTCTGGCTGATCATCGGATGGTTGTTAACTGCTCTGGTCTAGGATCGCGTGAACTACTGGGCGACAAGCAACTGTTTCCGGTGAGGGGCCAGGTAGTAAAAATAAAGCCAAACGGGTTTGACCATGTATTGGCTGACGACGATGGGCCAAACAGTCTTGCAGTTATTATTCCGCGAATGCATGACACGGTTTTGGGTGGAACCAAGCAGGTGAATGATTGGAATTTAGAAGTGGACCCACAAGATACCCAGGACATTTTACAAAAGGCACGTGCCTTGTCGCCCGCCTTTGAGAGCGTTGAAGTTATCAGCGAAAGTGTTGGCCTGAGGCCAGCGCGTTCTGAAGTTCGCCTCGAAATTGAAAAAATGGGTGATAAGGCAGTAGTACACAATTACGGTCATGGAGGTGCTGGTTTCACGCTATCGTGGGGCTGTGCTACTGACGTTGTTAGGCTGGTGGATGACTTGAGGGGGAGCTAG
- a CDS encoding DMT family transporter, producing the protein MFGAIIGAVVASLSFAFADNANGIAVQKNSTYKVAVWAVLFSSVLFFVPMLLFFGHEIEKLNLVNVLLIFGTGILVALGYLSFLTGMNKGSVTLTGVIGGAYPAMTTLTALLFFGERLSLAQGFAIAIILIGIALSSLEGNARSLISGIRGSALVYALGAFFLWGVYFAVVRIPIERVGWFLPQYGSNIIALPLYLFIAWRMGEKAVLSRPKLPGLIALISVLQIVGGVAFNYAISKGDTSIVAPIAGSSPAVFVVLAYFIFKEKIKPIQIVGIVSVIVGIIGLSILSS; encoded by the coding sequence ATGTTTGGGGCGATTATTGGAGCTGTTGTAGCAAGCCTGTCTTTTGCTTTTGCAGACAATGCCAACGGTATTGCGGTTCAGAAAAATTCGACATACAAAGTGGCGGTCTGGGCGGTGCTGTTTAGTAGTGTGCTGTTCTTTGTGCCCATGCTGCTGTTCTTTGGCCACGAAATAGAAAAACTGAACTTAGTAAACGTACTGCTTATTTTTGGTACAGGTATTTTGGTGGCGCTGGGGTATTTGTCTTTCCTGACAGGAATGAATAAAGGTAGCGTGACGCTGACTGGCGTTATTGGTGGGGCCTATCCGGCCATGACTACCCTCACGGCACTCCTGTTTTTTGGCGAGCGGCTATCGCTGGCTCAGGGCTTTGCTATTGCGATCATTCTGATAGGCATCGCCCTGTCCTCGCTGGAGGGCAACGCGCGATCACTCATCAGCGGCATTAGAGGCAGTGCCTTGGTGTACGCTCTGGGGGCTTTTTTCCTGTGGGGGGTTTACTTTGCGGTGGTCCGGATTCCGATAGAAAGAGTAGGCTGGTTTTTGCCCCAGTACGGGTCTAATATTATTGCCCTGCCACTGTATCTGTTCATTGCCTGGCGCATGGGCGAGAAGGCGGTGTTGAGCCGACCAAAACTGCCGGGGCTGATTGCTCTTATTAGCGTGTTGCAGATAGTTGGTGGGGTGGCCTTTAACTATGCTATTAGCAAGGGCGATACATCTATTGTGGCGCCCATTGCTGGCAGTTCGCCGGCGGTCTTCGTGGTCTTGGCGTATTTTATCTTCAAAGAAAAGATCAAGCCCATACAGATAGTAGGAATCGTAAGTGTCATTGTGGGCATAATCGGCTTGTCTATCCTGAGTAGCTAA